A stretch of Paenibacillus peoriae DNA encodes these proteins:
- a CDS encoding flavin reductase family protein, with protein sequence MRTLIADSAIHAYPGMVAVVTSRYEGENNVMASGWHTYIGSSPGMYGISLRKETYSHGLIEKSGGFGIQFLPAHRSEWIQAVGTFSGKDVDKFQQFGIAYEDGISVNVPILLEAYLAYECKVVDIHTYGDHDWIVGEIQQTYRDDELFLDEDVPDFSKLSIPLYVGRSAYYVADDSLQRKVHPFYLGK encoded by the coding sequence ATGCGGACGCTGATAGCTGATTCTGCAATTCATGCCTATCCAGGCATGGTCGCTGTTGTTACTTCCCGCTATGAGGGGGAAAATAATGTAATGGCCTCAGGCTGGCATACCTATATCGGATCATCACCGGGCATGTATGGCATTTCACTGAGGAAGGAAACATATTCTCACGGACTGATCGAGAAAAGCGGAGGCTTTGGTATTCAGTTTCTGCCTGCGCACAGATCGGAATGGATTCAGGCTGTAGGTACCTTTAGTGGTAAAGATGTAGATAAGTTTCAGCAGTTTGGCATTGCATATGAGGATGGAATTTCAGTCAATGTGCCTATATTGCTGGAGGCTTATCTTGCTTATGAGTGTAAAGTCGTGGATATTCATACCTATGGAGATCATGATTGGATCGTCGGTGAAATACAGCAGACCTACCGAGATGATGAACTGTTCCTAGATGAGGACGTTCCTGATTTTAGTAAGCTTTCTATCCCGCTATACGTGGGAAGGTCTGCTTATTATGTGGCGGATGATTCATTGCAGAGAAAGGTACATCCGTTTTATTTGGGCAAGTAA
- a CDS encoding Nif3-like dinuclear metal center hexameric protein has protein sequence MFAKGQTVISYMEQLAPKYLAVPDDRIGLQLGSLQKEIKSILVALDVNDEVVEEALRIKADLIIAHHAIIFRPLKALNTDQPAGRLYEKLIKNDIAVYISHTNLDTAEDGMNDWMAEALGIQSEGTLEDVHTEQLFKLVVFVPKTHHQRVLDAILGAGAGHIGNYSHCSFNIDGYGTFVPGEGTQPFLGEPGKMERSEEVRIETIVPQAVRNKVIQAMLKAHPYEEVAYDLYHMDLQGRSFGLGRVGKLKETRTLREFVDVVKNGLNVEHVRVVGDLDRMIKKAAVLGGSGSRYVNKSLFKGADVLVTGDIDYHTAHDALMAGIAIIDPGHNAEKIMKPKTAEWMRKRLVEGRYSTEVHVSQVETEPFQFL, from the coding sequence ATGTTTGCCAAAGGACAGACAGTAATTAGCTATATGGAGCAGCTGGCTCCGAAATACTTGGCAGTTCCGGACGATAGAATCGGGCTTCAGCTGGGTAGTCTGCAAAAGGAAATCAAAAGCATATTAGTAGCCCTAGATGTTAATGATGAGGTTGTCGAAGAGGCACTCCGCATAAAAGCTGACCTCATTATTGCGCATCATGCGATTATATTCCGCCCACTTAAAGCTTTGAACACAGATCAGCCTGCGGGTAGATTGTATGAAAAACTGATCAAGAATGATATTGCTGTCTACATCAGTCATACGAATCTGGATACAGCTGAGGACGGCATGAATGACTGGATGGCAGAAGCACTGGGTATTCAAAGTGAAGGTACGCTTGAGGATGTTCACACCGAGCAATTATTCAAGCTTGTTGTTTTCGTACCCAAAACACATCATCAACGGGTACTGGATGCCATACTGGGGGCGGGAGCTGGACATATCGGCAACTACAGCCATTGCAGCTTTAACATTGACGGCTATGGAACTTTTGTGCCGGGTGAAGGCACACAGCCGTTTTTGGGTGAGCCGGGCAAAATGGAACGTAGCGAAGAGGTTCGTATTGAAACCATTGTACCGCAGGCTGTACGCAACAAAGTCATTCAAGCGATGCTGAAGGCTCATCCTTATGAAGAGGTGGCTTATGACCTGTATCACATGGATTTGCAGGGCCGTTCCTTTGGTTTGGGACGGGTGGGCAAGCTTAAGGAAACTCGCACGCTACGGGAGTTTGTCGATGTTGTGAAAAATGGCCTCAACGTGGAGCATGTACGTGTGGTGGGCGACTTGGACCGTATGATCAAAAAGGCAGCCGTGCTTGGGGGCTCAGGCAGCCGCTATGTGAATAAGTCGCTTTTCAAAGGCGCTGATGTATTGGTCACAGGGGATATTGACTATCACACGGCTCACGATGCCCTGATGGCGGGGATTGCTATTATTGACCCTGGACATAATGCTGAAAAGATTATGAAGCCTAAAACCGCAGAATGGATGCGCAAACGCTTGGTAGAAGGTCGTTATTCAACGGAAGTACATGTATCTCAGGTAGAAACCGAACCTTTTCAATTTTTGTAA
- a CDS encoding tRNA (adenine(22)-N(1))-methyltransferase yields MKLSQRLQYIMEQIPAGSRLADIGSDHGLLPVAAVRSGRVPQAVAGEVNDGPLRAAQKQVAEAGLTDRIAVRKGDGLAVIKVDEVDVITIAGMGGALIATILEQGKDKLVSVKQLVLQPNVGEDILRRWLIEHQWVLTSEHIMEEDGKIYEILTAVPDSVSPLKQDALYQPWKIPDSSLVLTPDLLMQLGPLLVKAPNEIFFYKWKLEIRKLEDVLAQVARSDQESAQHKREQLRKQIEQLEEVLACLPKDRQ; encoded by the coding sequence ATGAAACTTTCTCAACGATTACAATATATTATGGAACAAATTCCTGCCGGGAGCAGACTTGCGGATATTGGCTCGGATCATGGACTACTCCCCGTGGCCGCAGTGCGTAGTGGCAGAGTACCGCAAGCTGTGGCGGGTGAAGTCAATGATGGACCGTTGCGTGCGGCTCAAAAGCAGGTGGCCGAAGCAGGTCTCACGGATCGCATTGCGGTTAGAAAGGGAGATGGCTTGGCTGTAATTAAGGTCGATGAAGTTGATGTTATTACGATAGCCGGGATGGGTGGTGCCTTGATCGCTACCATTTTAGAGCAAGGGAAAGACAAGCTTGTTTCAGTGAAACAACTTGTTCTACAGCCTAACGTAGGAGAGGATATCTTACGCCGTTGGCTCATCGAACATCAATGGGTACTAACAAGTGAACATATTATGGAAGAAGACGGGAAAATATATGAGATTCTGACGGCAGTACCTGATTCGGTAAGCCCACTGAAACAGGATGCGCTGTATCAACCATGGAAAATTCCCGATAGTTCGCTGGTACTGACACCGGATTTGTTGATGCAACTCGGACCACTATTGGTCAAAGCACCGAATGAAATCTTTTTTTATAAATGGAAATTGGAGATTCGCAAGCTTGAGGATGTGCTGGCACAAGTGGCACGATCAGATCAGGAATCCGCACAGCATAAGCGGGAGCAATTGCGCAAGCAAATTGAACAGCTAGAGGAGGTACTTGCATGTTTGCCAAAGGACAGACAGTAA
- the rpoD gene encoding RNA polymerase sigma factor RpoD, which yields MANDQHTELETELTLDQVKDQLIELGKKSSSLNYKDIMEKLSPFDQDPEQMDEFYEQLGDLGIEVVNDNDEEVTRLRQNDDPENNDGDDFNFDDDLSLPPGIKINDPVRMYLKEIGRVPLLSADDEVELAKRINNGDEEAKRRLAEANLRLVVSIAKRYVGRGMLFLDLIQEGNMGLIKAVEKFDYEKGFKFSTYATWWIRQAITRAIADQARTIRIPVHMVETINKLIRVSRQLLQELGREPTPEEVAAEMELSVEKVREIMKIAQEPVSLETPIGEEDDSHLGDFIEDQEALAPADAAAYELLKEQLEDVLDTLTEREENVLRLRFGLDDGRTRTLEEVGKVFGVTRERIRQIEAKALRKLRHPSRSKRLKDFLE from the coding sequence ATGGCGAATGATCAGCATACTGAACTGGAGACGGAACTAACACTGGATCAGGTTAAAGATCAACTGATTGAGTTGGGTAAAAAAAGTTCTTCTCTGAACTACAAAGATATCATGGAAAAACTATCGCCGTTTGATCAGGACCCCGAGCAAATGGATGAGTTTTATGAGCAGCTGGGTGACTTGGGGATTGAGGTTGTGAATGACAACGACGAAGAAGTTACCAGATTGCGTCAAAATGACGACCCGGAAAACAATGATGGGGATGATTTTAATTTCGATGACGATCTGAGCCTGCCTCCCGGTATTAAAATTAATGACCCAGTCCGGATGTACTTGAAAGAAATCGGTCGTGTACCGTTGCTTTCTGCTGATGATGAGGTGGAGCTTGCCAAACGGATCAATAACGGCGATGAAGAAGCTAAGCGCCGGTTGGCAGAAGCGAACTTGCGTCTGGTTGTAAGTATTGCCAAACGTTATGTTGGTCGCGGAATGCTTTTCCTGGATCTGATTCAGGAAGGTAATATGGGTTTGATTAAGGCAGTAGAAAAATTTGATTACGAAAAAGGCTTTAAATTCAGTACCTATGCAACCTGGTGGATTCGTCAGGCCATTACGCGCGCGATAGCCGATCAGGCGAGAACGATCCGTATTCCGGTGCATATGGTGGAAACGATCAACAAGCTGATTCGCGTATCGCGTCAACTGTTGCAAGAGCTGGGGCGCGAACCTACGCCCGAGGAAGTGGCTGCCGAAATGGAGCTGAGCGTGGAAAAAGTACGGGAAATTATGAAAATTGCCCAAGAACCGGTTTCATTGGAAACACCAATTGGTGAAGAGGATGACTCACATCTGGGGGATTTCATTGAGGATCAAGAAGCGTTGGCGCCTGCAGATGCGGCTGCCTATGAACTTCTAAAGGAACAGCTCGAGGATGTACTGGATACGTTAACCGAACGGGAAGAGAATGTTTTGCGTCTCCGCTTTGGTTTGGACGACGGAAGAACCAGAACCCTTGAAGAAGTGGGTAAAGTGTTTGGTGTTACACGTGAACGTATTCGTCAGATTGAGGCCAAAGCGCTACGTAAGTTGCGCCATCCAAGCCGCAGTAAGCGACTGAAGGATTTCCTCGAATAG
- the dnaG gene encoding DNA primase gives MSNGIELYLRAKEMKVVNMSAGQGNIPDDIIESVLQHHDIVDTVSKYVHLTKQGKYMKGLCPFHSEKTPSFTVTPDRQIFYCYGCGAGGNAIKFMMEIEGLSFPEAVRTMAEESHIPLGEWQGRDSSHQHPELDRLLQAYELTSKMYHFLLKNTEHGKPAMEYLRSRGFSDKIIDQFQIGYAPNRWDTIVQFLDKRSFDPVEMEKGGLISPRHEGDGYVDRFRDRIMFPIWNRNGKVIAFAGRILGEGQPKYLNSPETKLFNKSRTLYNLHHAKTSIRKLRQSVLFEGYGDVISAWEAGVQNGVAAMGTALTEHHATMLKGLCDEVIICYDGDRAGQAAALKNFPLLENAGLHVKVALVSDGMDPDDFIRQYGGERFQRQIIESAVSTVKFKLIYLKKNHILQEEEGRIAYSREALNVIAPLSSPTEREVYLREVSAEVKVDFETLKQECNLLRQSLQKKQNFGDNNENGWNNGRHKKGQVSTPNLLPAYHVAERRLLHWMMQDLEAAEYVEKHLGDAFNIEDHAAIAAYLYAYYAQGKLPDTSRFISSLQDDRLEKNVSSIMMMDAPGVWAPHILDDYIHQVRKFPLQEQLDLKREEMRAAERLGDFLRAAQIASEIIALERQ, from the coding sequence ATGAGTAACGGTATCGAATTATATTTACGTGCTAAAGAGATGAAGGTGGTTAATATGAGTGCCGGACAAGGTAACATACCGGACGATATCATTGAGTCAGTTTTACAACATCATGATATTGTAGATACGGTAAGCAAGTACGTGCATTTGACCAAGCAGGGGAAATATATGAAAGGCCTCTGTCCTTTTCATTCCGAAAAAACCCCTTCATTCACCGTGACACCGGATCGTCAGATTTTTTACTGCTACGGCTGCGGCGCGGGAGGCAATGCCATCAAGTTTATGATGGAAATCGAAGGACTATCCTTTCCCGAAGCTGTCAGGACAATGGCAGAAGAAAGTCATATCCCGCTCGGCGAATGGCAGGGACGTGATTCATCGCATCAGCATCCTGAGTTGGACAGGCTGTTGCAAGCGTATGAGTTAACTTCTAAGATGTACCATTTTTTGCTTAAAAATACGGAGCACGGCAAACCAGCTATGGAATACTTGCGCTCACGAGGATTCAGTGACAAGATCATTGATCAATTTCAAATTGGCTATGCACCCAACCGATGGGATACGATCGTTCAGTTTCTGGATAAGCGTTCTTTTGATCCCGTGGAGATGGAAAAGGGAGGGCTTATTTCTCCCCGGCATGAGGGTGATGGATATGTGGATCGATTCAGAGATCGTATCATGTTTCCCATTTGGAATCGCAACGGAAAAGTTATTGCCTTTGCAGGCCGTATACTTGGTGAGGGACAGCCGAAGTATTTGAATTCACCGGAGACCAAGCTATTCAACAAGAGCCGAACGCTGTACAATCTCCATCATGCTAAAACCTCAATTCGCAAGCTTCGCCAAAGTGTTCTTTTTGAAGGCTACGGTGATGTCATCTCGGCATGGGAAGCTGGCGTACAAAATGGGGTGGCCGCCATGGGCACTGCTCTAACAGAGCACCATGCTACGATGTTAAAAGGACTGTGCGACGAGGTCATTATTTGTTATGATGGTGACCGGGCAGGACAAGCTGCTGCGCTCAAAAATTTTCCGCTGTTGGAAAATGCGGGGCTTCACGTGAAAGTAGCGCTGGTCAGTGACGGTATGGACCCGGATGATTTTATCCGGCAATACGGCGGCGAACGATTCCAGCGCCAAATTATCGAAAGTGCTGTTTCAACGGTGAAATTTAAGCTTATATATCTGAAAAAAAACCATATACTGCAAGAGGAAGAAGGAAGAATCGCGTATTCCCGCGAAGCATTAAATGTCATTGCACCTCTGTCATCCCCGACCGAGCGGGAAGTGTATCTGCGCGAAGTGTCAGCCGAAGTCAAGGTGGATTTTGAAACCTTGAAGCAAGAATGCAATTTACTGCGTCAATCCCTGCAAAAAAAACAGAACTTTGGGGATAATAACGAAAATGGGTGGAATAATGGTAGGCATAAAAAAGGGCAGGTCTCCACACCTAATCTGTTGCCGGCTTACCATGTGGCTGAACGCAGACTGCTTCACTGGATGATGCAGGATTTAGAAGCTGCAGAGTATGTAGAAAAGCATCTGGGCGACGCCTTTAATATTGAGGATCATGCAGCAATTGCTGCTTATCTATATGCCTATTACGCGCAAGGGAAGTTACCGGATACAAGCCGTTTTATTTCATCTTTGCAAGACGACCGACTGGAGAAGAACGTAAGTTCGATCATGATGATGGATGCTCCAGGCGTATGGGCACCGCACATTTTGGATGATTATATTCATCAAGTGCGAAAATTTCCATTGCAGGAGCAACTGGATTTGAAGAGGGAAGAAATGAGAGCCGCTGAGCGCTTAGGTGACTTTCTGCGCGCAGCACAAATTGCAAGTGAGATTATAGCCCTAGAGAGACAATGA
- a CDS encoding YaiI/YqxD family protein translates to MGGTGTLLGVRIVVDGDACPVKSEIAEIASRFHIEVIMVSSYDHLIQGSKGVSVVKVDRSDQSADLYIANHIRRGDIVTTNDYGLAALALAKGCEVMSFRGAMYRNDSIDFMLDRRHTSAKERKKGRYGKGPKPFSLEDREVFQHKLTKLLLRLQENE, encoded by the coding sequence ATGGGGGGAACCGGAACTTTACTGGGTGTGAGGATCGTTGTTGACGGGGACGCTTGTCCTGTTAAAAGTGAAATTGCGGAGATAGCTTCCCGTTTTCATATTGAGGTTATTATGGTATCTTCATATGATCATCTCATTCAGGGCAGCAAAGGTGTAAGCGTCGTTAAAGTAGACCGAAGCGACCAAAGTGCCGATCTCTATATTGCCAATCATATCCGCCGTGGAGATATTGTAACCACCAATGATTATGGTCTTGCTGCACTTGCCTTGGCAAAAGGTTGTGAAGTGATGTCTTTTCGCGGAGCTATGTATCGAAACGATTCGATAGATTTCATGCTTGACCGACGTCATACTTCTGCCAAAGAACGGAAAAAAGGACGTTATGGAAAAGGCCCTAAACCGTTTTCATTAGAGGATCGTGAAGTTTTTCAACATAAACTGACAAAACTTTTACTTCGCTTGCAGGAGAATGAGTAA
- the glyS gene encoding glycine--tRNA ligase subunit beta: MSKDLLFEIGLEEVPARFIPNAIQQLKQRMTAWLDSSRIAYGAVEAYATPRRLAVLVKEVAEKQEDINEEVKGPSRKIALDEAGNWSKAALGFARSQGVDPEQFTFKELGGVEYIYATKSSIGVPTADVLSEGLLHILHAMTFPKFMRWASYDFKFVRPIRWLIALFGNDIVNLEIAGVQSGNVTRGHRFLGQDAVVESPADYVEVLRKQHVIVDIEERQSLIVKQIEALAAEKDWTIAVKDDLLEEVLYLVETPTVLFGGFDPAFLNIPKDVLITSMREHQRYFPVLDRTGELLPYFVTVRNGGSQSLEVIAKGNEKVLRARLSDAKFFYEEDQKLEIKDALSKLESIVFHEELGTVGDKVRRIRRIADALAEKLRVSPDTQESVSRAADICKFDLVTQMVYEFPELQGVMGEDYARKAGEKEEVARAVFEHYQPRYAGETVPSTNAGAIVSIADKIDTITGCFSIGIIPTGSQDPYALRRQAAGIVQILLDRKLSATLSDVFNIALDVHGNLGNMKRSADEIRKELHEFFGLRVKKLLSETLRYDVVDAVLAAGYDDVASVVNRGAALMTAVQTGEVFKATVESFNRVGNLAAKAVHKSVNTGEFTEQGEKTLYEAWYSAYESYSVALQEGDATRALALASSITPAVTAFFDSVMVMAEDDAVRNNRLALLAVIDSELKRFADFSKLVV, translated from the coding sequence ATGTCTAAAGATTTATTGTTTGAGATCGGGTTGGAAGAAGTCCCTGCACGTTTTATCCCGAATGCGATTCAGCAGTTGAAGCAGCGTATGACGGCATGGCTTGACAGCTCGCGTATTGCTTATGGTGCTGTAGAGGCTTATGCTACACCTCGCCGTTTGGCGGTACTTGTGAAGGAAGTAGCGGAGAAGCAAGAAGATATTAACGAAGAGGTTAAAGGTCCTTCCCGCAAAATCGCACTAGACGAAGCTGGTAACTGGAGCAAGGCTGCACTGGGCTTTGCTCGCAGCCAAGGTGTTGATCCTGAACAGTTTACGTTCAAGGAGCTTGGAGGCGTGGAATATATTTACGCAACTAAGAGCAGCATAGGTGTTCCAACGGCGGATGTACTGTCCGAAGGTTTATTGCACATTTTACATGCCATGACATTCCCTAAATTTATGCGCTGGGCGAGTTATGACTTTAAATTTGTTCGTCCGATCCGCTGGTTGATTGCCTTGTTTGGTAACGATATTGTTAATTTGGAGATTGCCGGCGTGCAGTCAGGAAACGTGACAAGAGGGCATCGTTTCCTTGGACAGGATGCCGTAGTAGAAAGTCCAGCTGACTATGTTGAAGTGCTTCGCAAGCAGCATGTCATTGTGGACATTGAGGAACGTCAATCGCTTATCGTGAAGCAGATTGAAGCGCTGGCTGCCGAAAAAGATTGGACGATTGCGGTAAAAGATGATTTGCTGGAAGAAGTGCTGTATTTGGTGGAAACCCCAACAGTACTGTTCGGAGGTTTTGATCCTGCGTTCCTGAACATTCCGAAGGATGTACTCATTACTTCCATGCGTGAACATCAACGCTATTTCCCAGTGCTGGATCGCACAGGAGAGCTACTGCCATATTTTGTTACGGTACGTAACGGAGGAAGTCAATCGCTGGAAGTCATTGCTAAAGGGAATGAAAAAGTATTGCGTGCGCGGCTGTCTGATGCCAAATTCTTTTATGAAGAAGATCAGAAGCTGGAAATTAAGGATGCACTCTCCAAACTGGAAAGTATCGTTTTCCACGAAGAGCTGGGAACGGTTGGAGACAAAGTGCGCCGGATCCGCCGTATTGCTGATGCTCTGGCAGAGAAGCTTCGCGTTTCTCCAGATACACAGGAATCGGTTAGTCGAGCAGCGGATATTTGTAAATTTGACCTGGTAACACAAATGGTATATGAGTTCCCGGAACTGCAAGGTGTGATGGGTGAGGACTATGCTCGTAAGGCTGGAGAGAAGGAAGAAGTGGCAAGAGCGGTGTTTGAGCATTACCAGCCGCGTTATGCAGGAGAAACGGTTCCTTCAACGAATGCTGGAGCGATTGTAAGTATCGCAGACAAGATAGATACTATTACAGGCTGCTTCTCCATCGGTATTATTCCAACAGGTTCACAGGACCCTTACGCGCTTCGTCGCCAGGCAGCAGGTATTGTGCAGATTTTGTTGGATCGTAAGCTTTCAGCTACGTTGTCTGATGTGTTCAATATCGCGCTCGATGTGCACGGCAACCTTGGAAATATGAAACGTTCCGCGGATGAAATACGTAAAGAATTACATGAGTTTTTTGGATTACGCGTGAAGAAACTATTGTCTGAGACACTTCGTTATGACGTTGTGGATGCTGTGCTTGCAGCTGGATATGACGACGTTGCTTCCGTTGTTAACCGCGGAGCTGCGTTAATGACTGCCGTACAAACAGGTGAGGTATTCAAAGCAACAGTTGAATCCTTTAATCGTGTAGGTAATCTGGCTGCTAAAGCAGTTCATAAGTCAGTTAATACGGGTGAGTTTACGGAACAAGGCGAAAAAACGCTTTACGAAGCATGGTATAGCGCTTATGAATCTTACAGCGTAGCTCTACAGGAAGGTGATGCGACACGGGCGTTAGCGCTAGCTTCATCCATTACCCCTGCGGTAACGGCGTTCTTTGATTCCGTTATGGTTATGGCTGAGGATGACGCTGTTCGTAATAATCGTTTGGCATTGCTGGCTGTTATTGACTCAGAACTGAAGCGTTTTGCCGATTTTTCCAAGCTTGTAGTTTAA
- the glyQ gene encoding glycine--tRNA ligase subunit alpha yields the protein MNFQQMILTLQQFWAEHNCIIVQPYDTEKGAGTMNPMTYLRSIGPEPWNVAYVEPSRRPSDGRYGENPNRLYQHHQFQVVLKPSPDNIQELYLESLSRLGIDPLEHDIRFVEDNWEAPTLGAWGLGWEVWLDGMEITQFTYFQQVGGIDASPVAVEITYGMERLASYIQDKENVFDLEWVNGITYGDVFHQPEFEHSKYTFEVSDVKMLFTLFNMYEEEANKAMAQHLVFPAYDYVLKCSHAFNLLDARGAISVTERTGFIIRVRNLARQVAATYLEEREKLGFPLLKKGGAANV from the coding sequence ATGAATTTTCAGCAGATGATTTTAACGCTGCAACAATTTTGGGCTGAACACAACTGTATTATTGTACAGCCGTATGACACGGAAAAAGGGGCAGGCACGATGAACCCAATGACGTATTTACGTTCGATCGGACCTGAGCCGTGGAATGTAGCTTATGTTGAGCCTTCTCGTCGTCCGTCAGACGGACGTTATGGTGAGAACCCGAATCGCCTGTATCAGCATCATCAGTTCCAAGTAGTTTTGAAGCCTTCACCAGATAATATTCAGGAATTGTATTTGGAAAGTTTGAGCCGTTTGGGCATTGACCCTCTGGAGCATGATATTCGTTTCGTTGAAGACAACTGGGAAGCACCGACGTTGGGAGCGTGGGGCTTAGGTTGGGAAGTATGGCTGGACGGTATGGAAATTACTCAGTTCACCTATTTCCAGCAAGTGGGTGGTATTGATGCCAGTCCGGTTGCCGTAGAAATCACGTACGGTATGGAGCGTCTTGCTTCCTACATCCAGGACAAGGAGAATGTGTTCGATTTGGAGTGGGTCAACGGAATCACGTACGGTGATGTCTTCCACCAGCCTGAATTTGAGCATTCCAAGTATACGTTCGAAGTATCTGACGTCAAAATGCTCTTTACTCTTTTCAATATGTACGAAGAAGAGGCAAATAAAGCGATGGCGCAGCATCTTGTATTTCCAGCCTATGATTATGTGCTGAAATGTTCTCATGCGTTCAACTTGCTGGACGCTCGCGGAGCGATCAGTGTGACGGAACGGACTGGGTTTATTATACGAGTGCGTAATTTGGCGCGTCAGGTGGCTGCGACCTATCTGGAGGAGCGCGAGAAGCTGGGCTTCCCGCTGTTGAAGAAAGGAGGTGCGGCAAATGTCTAA
- the recO gene encoding DNA repair protein RecO, translating to MLYRVEGIVIRSMDYGEGNKIITLCTESGGKAGVLVRGAKKSKSRHAALTQPFTYGEFVFFRNTGLGTLNAGEIIQSHHTLREDITKAAYASYACELLDRVLQEEETGAFWFRQLKACLEALESGKDPLIVMSIYEFKILQAAGYAPQLDACISSGQQCADEDMFVSPRLGGVLCRSYKHFDPAALSVTPRTLKLLRLFARMDLNRLGNIDVKDSTKLEIKHVMRQFMDMQLEVKLKSRNFLDQLDKYDM from the coding sequence ATGCTTTACAGGGTGGAAGGAATCGTCATCCGCAGCATGGATTACGGTGAGGGGAACAAAATTATTACGCTTTGCACCGAAAGCGGAGGCAAAGCAGGCGTGCTGGTCAGAGGTGCAAAAAAGTCCAAAAGCCGTCACGCTGCTTTAACGCAGCCGTTTACGTACGGCGAATTCGTTTTTTTTCGAAATACAGGCTTAGGCACGTTGAATGCCGGTGAAATCATCCAATCCCACCATACATTACGCGAGGATATTACTAAGGCAGCTTACGCTTCTTATGCTTGTGAATTACTCGATCGGGTGTTACAGGAGGAGGAAACAGGCGCATTCTGGTTTAGGCAGCTTAAAGCATGTTTGGAGGCGCTGGAGAGTGGCAAAGATCCGCTGATTGTCATGAGTATTTATGAATTTAAAATATTGCAGGCGGCCGGATATGCTCCTCAGCTTGATGCATGTATTTCAAGTGGTCAACAATGTGCTGATGAGGATATGTTCGTCAGTCCGAGGCTAGGCGGAGTTTTGTGTCGGAGCTACAAGCATTTTGATCCAGCTGCATTGAGCGTGACTCCACGTACACTGAAGTTGCTGCGCTTGTTCGCCAGAATGGATTTGAATCGGCTCGGCAACATTGACGTGAAGGACTCCACTAAGCTGGAGATCAAACATGTCATGCGTCAGTTCATGGATATGCAGTTGGAGGTCAAGCTAAAATCCCGCAATTTTTTGGATCAGCTCGACAAGTACGATATGTGA
- a CDS encoding YqzL family protein: MRDFSWKYFAMTGDVGAYLLYRESAMTREQDTDEGESDEHEEARE, from the coding sequence TTGCGAGATTTTTCGTGGAAGTATTTTGCGATGACTGGAGATGTCGGTGCGTATCTGTTATACCGGGAGAGCGCCATGACAAGGGAGCAAGATACGGATGAAGGAGAGTCGGACGAGCATGAAGAAGCCCGTGAATAG
- the era gene encoding GTPase Era, translating to MAKKHFKSGFVAIVGRPNVGKSTLMNHVIGQKIAIMSDKPQTTRNKIHGVFTTEDTQIVFLDTPGIHKRQSKLGDYMNQTAFNTLGEVEAVLFLIDAAEGLGGGDRFIAEQLKQVKTPVILVLNKIDRIEPEALLPLIEQYRKLYDFAEIVPISAKMGNNVNTLLEQVQKYLPEGPQYYPDDQITDHPEQFVIAELVREKILHMTREEVPHSIAVMIEDMKVQDNGVVHIMAVIFVERDSQKGIIIGKQGAMLKEVGKQARQDIQNLLGSKIFLELWVKVKKDWRNQERVLRDLGFHRDA from the coding sequence ATGGCTAAGAAACACTTTAAATCAGGCTTTGTCGCAATTGTTGGCAGACCTAATGTCGGAAAATCAACACTGATGAACCACGTCATTGGGCAGAAGATCGCCATTATGTCAGACAAGCCACAAACTACACGCAACAAAATTCACGGCGTATTTACTACAGAGGACACGCAAATTGTATTTTTGGATACACCCGGGATTCATAAGCGTCAGTCAAAATTAGGCGATTACATGAATCAGACTGCTTTTAATACGTTGGGTGAAGTAGAAGCGGTACTTTTTCTTATTGACGCTGCTGAAGGTCTAGGCGGTGGCGACCGTTTTATTGCGGAACAGCTTAAACAAGTAAAAACGCCAGTTATTTTGGTGCTGAATAAAATTGATCGTATTGAGCCAGAAGCATTGTTACCCCTGATTGAGCAGTATCGCAAGTTGTACGACTTTGCAGAAATCGTACCCATCTCGGCCAAAATGGGCAACAATGTAAACACCCTGCTGGAGCAGGTGCAAAAATACTTACCAGAAGGTCCGCAATATTATCCGGATGATCAAATTACCGATCATCCAGAACAGTTTGTCATTGCCGAGCTGGTGCGTGAAAAAATTCTGCATATGACACGTGAGGAAGTACCCCATTCTATTGCGGTTATGATTGAAGACATGAAAGTGCAGGATAATGGTGTAGTGCATATTATGGCTGTTATTTTTGTAGAACGTGACTCCCAGAAGGGGATTATTATCGGCAAACAGGGAGCCATGCTCAAAGAAGTGGGCAAACAGGCACGCCAGGATATCCAAAACCTGTTAGGCTCCAAGATTTTCCTGGAACTTTGGGTTAAGGTCAAAAAAGACTGGCGCAACCAGGAACGCGTCCTTCGTGACCTTGGCTTTCATCGCGACGCTTAA